GGGTCACCGGTGCCGATGAGAACGTCTATCCGCCGATGAGCGACCAGCTGGCCGCCGCCGGTATCGACATCACCGAGGATTATGACCCGTCGCAACTGGAGCCGGCCCCGGATCTGGTGGTGATCGGCAATGCCCTGAGCCGTGGCAATCCGGCGGTGGAGGCGGTGCTGGATCGGGGCTTGCCGTACACCTCCGGGGCCCAGATGCTGGCGCAGGTGGTGTTGCCCGGACGCTGGGTGCTGGCGGTGGCCGGTACCCACGGCAAGACCACCACCAGCAGCATGCTGGCCTGGATTCTGGAACACGCGGGATTGAATCCCGGTTACCTGATCGGTGGCGTGCCGGCCAACTTCGGTGTTTCCGCCCGGCTGGGCGAGAGTCCGTTCTTCGTGGTCGAGGCGGACGAGTACGACACCGCGTTTTTCGACAAGCGCAGCAAGTTTGTTCATTACCGGCCACGCACCGCTATTCTCAATAATCTGGAATTCGACCACGCCGATATTTTTACCGATCTGGCCGCGATCCAGACCCAGTTCCATCATCTGATCCGCACCATTCCCTCCCAGGGCAGGATCATCCTGCCGCAAGGAGAGCCGGCTCTGGAGGAGACCCTGGACAAAGGCTGCTGGAGCGAGCTGGAGCGTTTCGGTGAAGATGCCGATCCCGGCTACCGTTTGCTGGCGGCGGATGGCTCCGCCTTCGAGGTGCTGGAAAACGGCCGGGTGGTGGGCCGGGTGAGCTGGTCGCAAACCGGCCGCCATAGCGTCAACAACGGCATGGCGGCGCTGTTGGCGGCGCGGCATGTGGGCGTGACGCTGGCCCAGGGGGCGGAGGCGTTGAGTGCGTTCCAGGGCGTGAAGCGCCGCATGGAACTGCGTGGCGAGATAGCGGGTGTGCACGTTTACGATGATTTCGCCCATCATCCCACCGCCATCGCCACGACGCTCGACGGGCTTCGGCGCAAGGTCGGTGAGCAGCGCATCGTGGCGATCATCGAACCGCGTTCCAATACCATGCGCCTGGGCCGTCATCGCGATACTCTGGCACAAAGCACCGCCGCCGCCGACCAGGTGATCTGGTATCAGCCGCCGGGTCTGGACTGGTCCCTGGATGACGTAGTGGCGCAGTCACCGGTGCCGGCACGGGTGGAGCAGGATCTCGATGCGCTGGTGGCGGCGGTGGCCGCCGGTGAGCGCGGCCCCTGCCATCTGGTGGTAATGAGCAACGGCGGTTTTGGCGGTATTCACGGCAAGCTGCTGGACGCGCTGCACGCGGCACGGTCCTGATGGGAGAGAGCGCGATGCGACAACGGATCACTCTTGCGTTCACCGGCGCCTCCGGTGCCCCTTACGGGTTGCGCTTGCTGCAATGTCTGCTGGAAGCGGACTGCGAGGTCTACGTCTTGTTGTCGAAGGCGGCGCGGGTGGTGATCGGTACCGAGACCGATCTCAAGCTGCCCGCCGGCACCGGTGCCGCCGAGACCGCGTTGCGGGACTGGAGCGGTACCGATAAAGGCCGTCTGGTGGTCTGTGGCCTGGAGCAGTGGACCGCGCCGGTGGCGTCCGGCAGCGGCGCGCCGGCGGCCATGGTGGTGTGCCCCTGTTCCACCGGCACGCTGTCCGCCATTGCCAATGGCGCCAGCGATAACCTGATCGAACGGGCCGCGGATGTGGCGATCAAGGAACGCCGCCACCTGATCCTGGTGCCTCGGGAGGCGCCGCTATCCGCTTTGCATCTGGAAAACATGCTGAAGCTGGCGCGGCTGGGTGTCACCATCCTGCCGGCGGCGCCGGGCTTCTACCATCGCCCGCGGCGAGTGGAGGATCTGGTGGACTTCGTGGTGGCGCGTCTGCTGGATCACCTGGGCGTGCCGCAGACGCTGGTGGCGCGCTGGGGAGAGAAGGAGGGCTAAGCACCTGCTTATGCCCACACCCTGACTGGTCTGTTTCTGCTAGGGAGCTACGAAGCCGCCGCAGCAGCGTTGTCCTTATAGCGTGTAATTGATCGGAATCCGCACCGCCACCGGATCGCTTCCCAACTGGGCCGGGGGCGGCGGGAAGCGCAGCCGGCGCACCAGTTCCAGGGATTGCTGATCGAGAATGCGGCTGTTGGAACTGCCCACCAGTTCCACATTTTCCGCACGGCCCTGGGCGTTGACCCGGAAACTGACTTCCACTTCACCCTGCTGCCGGCGCATGCGCGCCCGGGCCGGGTAGACCTTGTTGTACTCGATGGTATCCCGCACCTTGCCGAGATAGCGGTTCAGAGCGTTGTCGTTGTCACCGCTGCGATGGACGCCCTCGCCAATGTCCCCGGCGATGCCTTTCTGGCCCTTGGGTTGGGGCGCGCCGCCCGCCACCTGTTCGGTTGGCTCCGCGTCCGGTTCCGCTTCGGGAGAACCGGCGGGTTCGGCCCGTGGCTCAGGGGCGGGTTCCGGCTCGGGCTTCGGCTCCGGTTTGGGGACGGGCTTCGGCTCGGGCTTGGGTTCCGGTTTCGGTTCGGGTTTGGGCTCCGGCTTGGGTTTGGGCTTTGGTTTCGGCTTCGGTTTGGGCTCGGGTTTGGGTTCCGGCTTGGGCTCGGGCTTCGGTTGAGGCTTGGTTTCCACCTGAGCCACCTGGGGCGCCGGTGCCGGTGGTGCCGGCTTGGGCGCCAGCGACAACGTCATGGCCTGCTGACCACCCTGAATGCCCACGCGGCCACCGGCCAGGGTCAGCGAATTCACCGTCACCAGCAGGCTGCCGTGAACCAGGATCGCGAGGGCCCAACTAATGATCAGTCGTATACTTCGCCTCACGGAGTGTTCTCGCTCTGGGTTACCAAACGAACTTCTTCCACACCCAGGTCTCGCAGTTTGCCCAGGTTTTCGCGCAATACACTAAGTGGCACACCGGCATCAGCCAGCAGGCGCACCAGCGGTAATGTCGTCTCTTGCCCGCTGTCGGCGGTGGCGGCGGTGGTGGGTGCCGTCGGGCTTTCTTTGGAGCCGTTTTGAGCCGCCTTGTCAGCCGCTTCCTTTTCCCGTTCCGCCTGATGTTCGGCGATCAGCGTGGCGAGGCTGGCCTCGGCCACCGGTTCGCCGTCATGGAACAGCACGCCTTGCTTGTCCAGGATCAACATCAATTGGCTGGGGTCTTCCTCGGTGGCGGCCTCGGCGCTGTTCGGTGCGGTCACATCCACGGTGGGACGTGGCGCCAACTGGCCGGCCACCATGAAGAAGATCAACAGAAGAAACACTACGTTGATCAGCGGCAGCACCGGCTCCAGCGGTGGCCGGCGGGGGCTGTTGTCTTCCAGATTCATGGCAGCAGCTCCAGCTGCACTTCCTTGAGGCCGGCGGCCCGGGCCACGTCAACGGCGGCGAGGGCGGCCTGCAGGGGCGCGTCCGGATCGCCGGTGATCAGCACGGCTTCGTCATGGCCGGCCAGCCTTTCACCCAGCTGTTCAAGGGACAAGGCTTCGCCGTTCCAGTCCACTTTGCCTTCCGCGTTGACGTGCAACTCCAGCCAGGTCTTGTCGTCCTGCCGTTCCACGGCTTCGCTGGGCACCACACTCACCGGCAGGTCCTTCCAGGCCCCGAAGCGGGTGGCCAGCATGAAGAACACCAGCAGAATAAAAACCACATCGATGAGTGGGGTGAGACTGATAGCCGGCGAACGGTGACGTTCGGGCTCAAGATACATGGGCGATGCGGGCCTCGCTGCTGGGAACGCTGTCCCGGGTCGGAGCGTTGCTGTCCTGGTCGAGGCGGCGGCGTTGTACTTTCAGCTGGGACAGGCGGTCCTGCAGTTTTTCCCGGCACACCTCAATGGTGCGGTCCGCCCAATGGAAGGCGGCCAGGGCGGGAATCGCCACGGTCAGACCCGCGGCGGTGGTCAGCAGTGCTTCCCAGATACCGCCGGAGAGAATGGCCGGATCCACCTGGGAGCCGGCCTGTTCCAGAGCCTGGAAAGCGCTGATCATGCCGAAGACGGTGCCGAGCAGGCCCAGCAGCGGCGCCAGCGCGCTGATCACCTCGAGAATCCGCAGCCCGCCACGCAACTCATCCAGGGACTCGCGGGCGCGGCGCAGGCTGTCTTCTTCCCAGCTTTGCTCGTCCATATCGCGCTGGTTCCAGGAGGTCAGCACCACCTGATCGATGGGCGTACGGCCCGGCTTTTGTTGGGCCGGAACTTCACCGCGTTCCAGACTCGCCAGCAGGGCATCCGCCTGGCGGCTTGCCTTGGGGCGCACACGGGCGAACTGCAGTATCTTGGAAATCAGGGTGGCCAGACCGATCACGGACATCAGGCCAAGCACCCACATGGTGATACCACCGGAAACGAACCACTCGGGGAGGTGAAACTGCAGAGAAGAGGTCATCGCCGAACTCCATCGTGGAAAAGGCGGATATCGCCGTCGGCCGGGACGTATAAAAGCGGATAACGGCACCTTGGGGCACCGTGACGGGACGATATCTCAGTGTGCGGGCGAGTCTAGCACTTCGCACAGTGAATGCAAGTCATTCCTATTTACAGGAATGTGACGATGGATAGGCTGTTTCAATAAGCGTGGGAGATGTGGGGAGAGGGGGAAGGCGCCCGGTTGACGCCTCCCCATGAGGTTACTGCTTGATCAGGGTGTAGTTGAGTTCGGACTCGATACGGTCGCCGTTGATGTCCAGCATTTCCAGCGCATTCAGCGCGGTTTCCAGGTAGCGCAGCTGGCTTTCCACATCCTCGGACTGGGGATTCAGCACCACGGTGCGGTAAGCGGTACCGTCCATTTCCTTATTGCCGTAGGCCCACTGGCCGCGCTCGACTTCGGTACGGCCCGCGCGGGAACTGTCCATGTACTCTTCACGCAACTCATATTGGGTCGGACGGTCTTTCTCATCGCTGTACAGAGTCAGGGAAGTACGGATCCCGGAGCA
This sequence is a window from Alloalcanivorax dieselolei B5. Protein-coding genes within it:
- a CDS encoding energy transducer TonB, which encodes MRRSIRLIISWALAILVHGSLLVTVNSLTLAGGRVGIQGGQQAMTLSLAPKPAPPAPAPQVAQVETKPQPKPEPKPEPKPEPKPKPKPKPKPKPEPKPEPKPEPKPEPKPVPKPEPKPEPEPAPEPRAEPAGSPEAEPDAEPTEQVAGGAPQPKGQKGIAGDIGEGVHRSGDNDNALNRYLGKVRDTIEYNKVYPARARMRRQQGEVEVSFRVNAQGRAENVELVGSSNSRILDQQSLELVRRLRFPPPPAQLGSDPVAVRIPINYTL
- a CDS encoding flavin prenyltransferase UbiX, producing the protein MRQRITLAFTGASGAPYGLRLLQCLLEADCEVYVLLSKAARVVIGTETDLKLPAGTGAAETALRDWSGTDKGRLVVCGLEQWTAPVASGSGAPAAMVVCPCSTGTLSAIANGASDNLIERAADVAIKERRHLILVPREAPLSALHLENMLKLARLGVTILPAAPGFYHRPRRVEDLVDFVVARLLDHLGVPQTLVARWGEKEG
- a CDS encoding ExbD/TolR family protein, which translates into the protein MYLEPERHRSPAISLTPLIDVVFILLVFFMLATRFGAWKDLPVSVVPSEAVERQDDKTWLELHVNAEGKVDWNGEALSLEQLGERLAGHDEAVLITGDPDAPLQAALAAVDVARAAGLKEVQLELLP
- a CDS encoding copper resistance protein NlpE, which encodes MKKILLTLGLASGLVLAGCSSTPSNPQADKALYSGMLPCADCSGIRTSLTLYSDEKDRPTQYELREEYMDSSRAGRTEVERGQWAYGNKEMDGTAYRTVVLNPQSEDVESQLRYLETALNALEMLDINGDRIESELNYTLIKQ
- a CDS encoding MotA/TolQ/ExbB proton channel family protein produces the protein MTSSLQFHLPEWFVSGGITMWVLGLMSVIGLATLISKILQFARVRPKASRQADALLASLERGEVPAQQKPGRTPIDQVVLTSWNQRDMDEQSWEEDSLRRARESLDELRGGLRILEVISALAPLLGLLGTVFGMISAFQALEQAGSQVDPAILSGGIWEALLTTAAGLTVAIPALAAFHWADRTIEVCREKLQDRLSQLKVQRRRLDQDSNAPTRDSVPSSEARIAHVS
- the mpl gene encoding UDP-N-acetylmuramate:L-alanyl-gamma-D-glutamyl-meso-diaminopimelate ligase gives rise to the protein MHIHILGICGTFMGSLAQLARAQGHRVTGADENVYPPMSDQLAAAGIDITEDYDPSQLEPAPDLVVIGNALSRGNPAVEAVLDRGLPYTSGAQMLAQVVLPGRWVLAVAGTHGKTTTSSMLAWILEHAGLNPGYLIGGVPANFGVSARLGESPFFVVEADEYDTAFFDKRSKFVHYRPRTAILNNLEFDHADIFTDLAAIQTQFHHLIRTIPSQGRIILPQGEPALEETLDKGCWSELERFGEDADPGYRLLAADGSAFEVLENGRVVGRVSWSQTGRHSVNNGMAALLAARHVGVTLAQGAEALSAFQGVKRRMELRGEIAGVHVYDDFAHHPTAIATTLDGLRRKVGEQRIVAIIEPRSNTMRLGRHRDTLAQSTAAADQVIWYQPPGLDWSLDDVVAQSPVPARVEQDLDALVAAVAAGERGPCHLVVMSNGGFGGIHGKLLDALHAARS
- a CDS encoding ExbD/TolR family protein, which produces MNLEDNSPRRPPLEPVLPLINVVFLLLIFFMVAGQLAPRPTVDVTAPNSAEAATEEDPSQLMLILDKQGVLFHDGEPVAEASLATLIAEHQAEREKEAADKAAQNGSKESPTAPTTAATADSGQETTLPLVRLLADAGVPLSVLRENLGKLRDLGVEEVRLVTQSENTP